The following are encoded together in the Humulus lupulus chromosome 5, drHumLupu1.1, whole genome shotgun sequence genome:
- the LOC133779971 gene encoding uncharacterized protein LOC133779971, which yields MWIAEVPRRKGRGLANSKPLEIRRRNAGKPLDLQLDPRTDKVVGLEDQDFVREIGLQVTLLLPGHYLDFADVPQQFKEQVVQRMKYFYNVDGHPEPERVMKTIYTEMRKRYSERKNIRHTHFKKYYSNPEDLQSVLVAPPDHCSKESWKDIAQLLIEAEPAGNKRVKRGSALHITGGVPPLLIRW from the exons ATGTGGATAGCTGAAGTGCCGAGAAGAAAGGGTCGTGGCCTGGCTAATTCGAAGCCACTTGAAATTCGACGGCGAAATGCCGGGAAACCACTAGATCTTCAGCTTGATCCTAGGACGGACAAAGTGGTTGGCTTGGAGGACCAAGATTTTGTCCGCGAGATAGGCCTCCAAGTCACTTTGTTGTTgccaggacattacttggatttcgctgatgtacctcaacaatttAAGGAACAAGTCGTACAAAGGATGAAG tatttttataatgttgatggtcatccagaacccgagagagttatgaaaactatctacacagagatgcgcaaaagatattctgagagaaagaacatcagacatactcacttcaaaaaatattactctaaTCCGGAAGATTTGCAGAGTGTTTTAGTtgccccacctgaccattgcTCCAAGGAGAGTTGGAAAGATATTGCTCAGTT ATTAATAGAGGCGGAACCCGCCGGTAATAAACGGGTCAAACGGGGGTCAGCGTTGCACATCACCGGCGGAGTCCCGCCTCTATTAATCCGCTGGTAA